One segment of Rana temporaria chromosome 2 unlocalized genomic scaffold, aRanTem1.1 chr2k, whole genome shotgun sequence DNA contains the following:
- the LOC120921641 gene encoding keratin-associated protein 16-1-like: MYMCVPECDPMYMCVPECDPMYMCVPECDPMYMCVPECDPMYMCVPECDPMYMCVPECDPMYMCVPECDPMYMCVPECDPVYMCVPECDPMYMCVPECDPMYMCVPECDPMYMCVPECDPMYMCVPECDPMYMCVPECDPMYMCVPECDPMYMCVPECDPVYMCVPECDPMYMCVPECDPMYMCVPECDPMYMCVPECDPMYMCVPECDPMYMCVPECDPVYMCVPECDPMYMCVPECDPMYMCVPECDPMYMCVPECDPMYMCVPECDPMYMCVPECDPMYMCVPECDPMYMCVPECDPMYMCVPECDPMYMCVPECDPMYMCVPECDPMYMCVPECDPMYMCVPECDPMYMCVPECDPVYMCDPVYMCVPECDPVYMCDPVYMCVPECDPVYMCVPECDLVYMCVLECDSVCTIL, from the coding sequence ATGTACATGTGTGTACCAGAGTGTGATCCCATGTACATGTGTGTACCAGAGTGTGATcccatgtatatgtgtgtacCAGAGTGTGATCCCATGTACATGTGTGTACCAGAGTGTGATcccatgtatatgtgtgtacCAGAGTGTGATcccatgtatatgtgtgtacCAGAGTGTGATCCCATGTACATGTGTGTACCAGAGTGTGATcccatgtatatgtgtgtacCAGAGTGTGATCCCGTGTATATGTGTGTACCAGAGTGTGATCCCATGTACATGTGTGTACCAGAGTGTGATcccatgtatatgtgtgtacCAGAGTGTGATCCCATGTACATGTGTGTACCAGAGTGTGATCCCATGTACATGTGTGTACCAGAGTGTGATcccatgtatatgtgtgtacCAGAGTGTGATcccatgtatatgtgtgtacCAGAGTGTGATCCCATGTACATGTGTGTACCAGAGTGTGATCCCGTGTATATGTGTGTACCAGAGTGTGATcccatgtatatgtgtgtacCAGAGTGTGATcccatgtatatgtgtgtacCAGAGTGTGATCCCATGTACATGTGTGTACCAGAGTGTGATcccatgtatatgtgtgtacCAGAGTGTGATCCCATGTACATGTGTGTACCAGAGTGTGATCCCGTGTATATGTGTGTACCAGAGTGTGATCCCATGTACATGTGTGTACCAGAGTGTGATcccatgtatatgtgtgtacCAGAGTGTGATCCCATGTACATGTGTGTACCAGAGTGTGATCCCATGTACATGTGTGTACCAGAGTGTGATCCCATGTACATGTGTGTACCAGAGTGTGATCCCATGTACATGTGTGTACCAGAGTGTGATcccatgtatatgtgtgtacCAGAGTGTGATcccatgtatatgtgtgtacCAGAGTGTGATCCCATGTACATGTGTGTACCAGAGTGTGATCCCATGTACATGTGTGTACCAGAGTGTGATCCCATGTACATGTGTGTACCAGAGTGTGATCCCATGTACATGTGTGTACCAGAGTGTGATCCCATGTACATGTGTGTACCAGAGTGTGATCCCGTGTACATGTGTGATCCCGTGTACATGTGTGTACCAGAGTGTGATCCCGTGTACATGTGTGATCCCGTGTACATGTGTGTACCAGAGTGTGATCCCGTGTACATGTGTGTACCGGAGTGTGATCTCGTGTACATGTGTGTACTGGAGTGCGATTCCGTGTGTACCATATTGTGA